The Paenibacillus sp. MBLB1832 genome has a window encoding:
- a CDS encoding helix-turn-helix transcriptional regulator yields MFTWTSEDETMYFYDKLKDLRKLKGYTIRELADRSGVSTAYISQLENGNRGIPSPEVLMKLSEGLNTSYSELMDIAGYLENSQTQQQFQSNPVNLRRFLRENELMFDGILLTPEDKEWVERMLTVLFWKERQANKGADQEESGSPDTPLPL; encoded by the coding sequence ATGTTTACTTGGACGAGTGAGGATGAGACCATGTATTTCTACGATAAATTAAAAGATTTACGTAAATTAAAAGGTTATACCATTCGTGAGCTCGCGGATCGATCCGGCGTCTCGACGGCCTATATATCACAGTTGGAGAACGGCAACCGCGGCATCCCTTCCCCGGAAGTTCTAATGAAGTTGTCCGAAGGACTCAACACTTCTTATTCCGAACTGATGGACATCGCGGGTTACTTGGAAAACTCCCAGACCCAGCAACAATTCCAAAGCAATCCCGTCAATCTGCGGCGTTTTCTTCGTGAAAATGAATTAATGTTCGACGGCATCCTTCTGACGCCTGAAGATAAGGAGTGGGTAGAACGTATGCTTACGGTCCTCTTCTGGAAGGAACGTCAAGCGAACAAAGGGGCGGATCAAGAGGAAAGTGGGTCCCCTGATACGCCCCTGCCCTTATAG
- a CDS encoding Rieske (2Fe-2S) protein, with amino-acid sequence MNEFLIGYKEQFTASPTEVKVNGKRFFLTEADGVYSLLSSRCPHAGFAVELENGELECPMHGWTFEVHTGRCHNIPSARLQSYEVIDRDGELFVQMD; translated from the coding sequence ATGAATGAATTCCTTATCGGCTATAAAGAACAGTTTACTGCAAGTCCGACCGAAGTGAAAGTGAACGGCAAACGATTCTTTCTCACGGAAGCAGATGGTGTCTATTCCTTGCTTTCAAGTCGCTGCCCGCACGCTGGATTTGCTGTTGAGCTAGAGAATGGCGAGCTTGAATGTCCGATGCACGGCTGGACCTTCGAAGTGCACACGGGACGCTGCCACAATATTCCGAGCGCAAGACTGCAATCCTATGAAGTTATAGATCGCGATGGCGAGCTGTTCGTACAGATGGACTAA
- a CDS encoding helix-turn-helix domain-containing protein: MHIRIVVKTDAFIRARVTKGYSQRELARHTGLSHAYISLMERAIKSVGPSTAKRLSEALEREVDELFYINMA; encoded by the coding sequence ATGCACATTCGAATCGTAGTCAAGACGGATGCCTTTATTCGAGCGAGAGTGACGAAAGGGTACTCACAGCGAGAACTTGCGAGACACACAGGGCTAAGCCATGCGTACATCAGTTTAATGGAACGGGCGATTAAATCCGTAGGTCCTTCGACGGCGAAGCGATTGAGTGAAGCGCTGGAGAGAGAAGTAGATGAGCTGTTTTATATTAATATGGCTTGA
- a CDS encoding metal-dependent hydrolase codes for MNIIFHGQSCVEIEFEGHTIIIDPFLTGNPLATAKAEDIRADYILVTHGHGDHVGDTISIAERNQATVIGPNDLCRYLGFQGAKTHGMGIGGAFQFPFGKVKLTLALHDSSYSPYGSTENIYTGMASGFLITAEGKTIYHAGDTGLFRDMKEIGKHNDINLAFLPIGDNFTMGPEDAVMAAKYLKADTVVPMHYNTFPIIKQDPDAFVRSLAEEDIKGIVMTPGQQLKL; via the coding sequence TTGAACATCATTTTTCATGGACAGAGCTGTGTTGAAATTGAGTTCGAGGGGCATACCATCATCATTGATCCGTTCTTAACAGGCAATCCGCTCGCGACCGCTAAAGCGGAAGATATCAGGGCTGATTATATTTTGGTCACGCATGGGCATGGAGATCATGTCGGAGATACGATATCGATTGCCGAACGCAATCAGGCTACAGTCATCGGACCGAATGATTTGTGTAGGTATCTCGGGTTTCAAGGGGCCAAAACGCATGGTATGGGGATCGGCGGGGCGTTCCAGTTCCCGTTTGGGAAAGTGAAATTGACACTTGCACTGCATGATTCTTCGTACAGTCCATATGGAAGCACGGAAAACATCTATACAGGCATGGCCAGCGGCTTCCTTATTACGGCTGAAGGCAAAACCATTTATCACGCGGGAGATACGGGATTATTCAGAGATATGAAGGAGATTGGCAAGCACAACGACATTAATCTCGCGTTCTTGCCAATTGGCGACAACTTCACGATGGGGCCAGAAGATGCGGTGATGGCGGCGAAGTATCTGAAAGCTGACACCGTCGTTCCGATGCACTACAACACGTTCCCCATCATCAAGCAAGATCCAGACGCATTCGTGCGAAGCTTAGCTGAAGAAGACATCAAGGGCATCGTGATGACGCCTGGGCAACAATTGAAACTATAA
- a CDS encoding ADP-ribosylglycohydrolase family protein: MAGWVGLKDLLIAEVQQRRDEACLVDGFLERIESSGDDQATLMAIYAELQALKPTVPNLDEPNELADIRRLRPSGPRTMDKELSPEQWSDKFYGAWLGRAIGCALGKPLEWPNFMAGSHGRAGWENVRLWFEGANAWPINDYTPGHSTAKEQYGIDLAFWGMESTRERIAYMQTDDDIRYTVLGLMMLERKGLDWDSWDIGKLWHEVLSYQQVCTAETQSYLNFAQVTYHYGEQVRPADWEQKKDWVRTHLNPYREFIGAQIRADGFAYGAAGQPELAADFAWRDASFSHVRNGIYGEMFVAAMIAAAFVESDPIKIVEIGLSEIPANCRLARDIHKAVEIARQTEDQLTLVEKIWDAFKHYDPVHTNNNAALVAASLVYAKGDFTKAISTSVLGGWDTDCNGATVGSIMGASLGAKSLPSHWVEPLHDTLYSAVIGFHPIAISECAQRSHDVFLKLKQKK; the protein is encoded by the coding sequence ATGGCTGGATGGGTTGGATTAAAGGATTTATTAATTGCGGAAGTACAGCAGCGCAGAGATGAAGCGTGTCTCGTAGATGGATTTCTAGAACGGATTGAATCATCAGGGGATGATCAAGCAACATTAATGGCGATTTATGCAGAGCTGCAGGCCTTGAAACCCACGGTGCCGAATCTAGATGAGCCGAATGAATTAGCGGACATTCGCCGGCTTCGCCCGTCAGGTCCGCGTACGATGGACAAGGAGTTGAGTCCTGAGCAATGGTCGGACAAGTTCTACGGTGCTTGGTTGGGCAGAGCGATCGGCTGCGCATTAGGCAAACCGCTGGAATGGCCGAACTTTATGGCGGGTTCGCATGGCCGAGCGGGCTGGGAAAATGTACGTCTCTGGTTTGAAGGTGCAAATGCTTGGCCCATCAACGACTACACACCTGGCCATTCTACCGCGAAGGAACAATATGGAATTGACTTGGCATTTTGGGGGATGGAAAGCACACGAGAACGTATTGCCTATATGCAAACCGATGATGATATTCGATACACGGTACTCGGGCTCATGATGCTTGAACGAAAAGGACTGGACTGGGATTCCTGGGATATCGGCAAGCTATGGCATGAGGTGCTCAGCTATCAACAAGTATGTACGGCGGAAACGCAATCCTATTTAAATTTCGCGCAAGTTACCTATCATTATGGAGAACAAGTGCGGCCTGCGGATTGGGAGCAAAAGAAAGATTGGGTACGCACACACTTGAACCCGTATCGTGAATTTATCGGCGCGCAAATTCGCGCAGACGGCTTCGCTTATGGAGCGGCGGGCCAGCCAGAATTGGCAGCCGATTTCGCTTGGCGAGATGCTTCTTTCTCGCATGTTCGCAACGGCATTTATGGCGAGATGTTCGTCGCTGCCATGATCGCAGCTGCATTTGTGGAGTCCGATCCAATCAAAATCGTGGAAATTGGACTTAGTGAAATTCCAGCTAACTGCCGCCTGGCACGAGACATCCACAAAGCGGTAGAAATTGCTAGACAGACCGAAGATCAACTCACATTAGTTGAGAAGATTTGGGATGCTTTTAAACACTACGATCCAGTTCATACCAATAATAATGCTGCTTTAGTCGCAGCGTCTCTGGTATATGCTAAAGGTGATTTTACGAAAGCGATCAGCACTTCCGTACTAGGCGGGTGGGATACGGATTGTAATGGAGCTACTGTAGGTTCTATCATGGGGGCTTCGCTTGGAGCAAAGTCTTTGCCGAGCCATTGGGTGGAACCGCTCCATGATACGTTGTATTCGGCGGTTATCGGATTTCACCCCATCGCGATTTCAGAATGTGCACAGAGAAGCCATGACGTCTTTTTGAAACTGAAACAGAAGAAGTAA
- a CDS encoding sensor histidine kinase, producing the protein MSWIRNLIGINRSFRVKLILSLSVIILFAFCVTGYLTYRYNLTMFEEEISKQFSSTNKEALAKLDLKVQEVVRISQTIVFNPALEKVISRMNSGKELDPYEQYANKMQIDDQMFQLKSDAPYITGMYLYDLKGEPSYFSYTTSSIKTPNEQIFSVIHAKLFNTSGDLVWMSMSLPSSIEPSGYRNTIVVARWMKNSNLATYGVLVMAFDESFFSGSLKELTQEGEGQVYLFNKDNELLFTNSPLGLDQLNILRGLNRTQLMEHHLFVQGQSDVTSFKLVSGTSLSQIQLRSQDLFKKIVYSGLISILLSSVLIVLFTGNLLRPIKDLLQGLRKLRSGDFDARIEIRTHDELAYMGESFNAMAEQVGRLIKEVYLTQLSEKEAELKALQAQLNPHFLHNMFNEIYWKLYLQDETETAALIAAISEMLKYSLMPVRTLTTVKEEFQQIRNYLKIQKELFETDLETIVQVDEEVMNVQVMRSLLQPLVENVFMHAFRNMVTHKVLIMKASSRDGFLEIEITDNGCGMDEKAISQIFGVQGSALPYRSDGRESLGVRSVVRRIELVYGKPYRLDITSSLGSGTTMRLVLPLQTQVEQEVQ; encoded by the coding sequence ATGTCCTGGATTCGGAATCTCATCGGTATTAATCGCAGCTTCAGGGTAAAGTTGATTCTCAGTTTATCTGTCATTATTCTCTTCGCCTTCTGTGTGACGGGCTATTTAACGTACCGTTATAACTTAACGATGTTTGAGGAAGAAATCAGCAAGCAGTTTTCAAGCACGAATAAAGAGGCGTTGGCGAAATTGGATCTTAAAGTCCAAGAGGTTGTTCGTATTTCGCAAACGATTGTGTTTAATCCTGCCCTCGAGAAGGTTATCTCACGAATGAATTCGGGTAAAGAATTAGACCCATACGAACAATACGCTAATAAAATGCAAATCGATGATCAAATGTTCCAACTCAAGTCAGATGCTCCCTATATTACAGGGATGTATCTCTATGACTTAAAGGGAGAGCCCTCGTATTTCAGTTATACAACGTCGTCCATAAAAACACCCAATGAACAAATATTCAGTGTGATTCATGCGAAGCTGTTCAATACATCAGGGGATCTCGTCTGGATGAGCATGTCTCTACCATCCTCCATTGAGCCCAGTGGCTATCGAAATACGATTGTTGTGGCACGCTGGATGAAAAATAGCAATTTGGCGACATACGGTGTACTTGTCATGGCTTTCGACGAATCCTTTTTCTCAGGCTCGCTGAAGGAGCTGACCCAAGAAGGAGAAGGGCAAGTCTATTTATTTAATAAGGATAACGAACTTTTATTTACGAACTCGCCATTAGGTCTAGATCAATTAAATATCCTTAGAGGGTTAAATCGAACCCAATTAATGGAACATCATCTGTTTGTTCAGGGTCAGTCGGATGTGACCTCCTTCAAGCTGGTCAGCGGCACCTCGCTATCGCAGATTCAATTGCGGAGCCAGGATTTGTTTAAGAAAATTGTCTACTCGGGTTTAATAAGCATTCTGCTTTCGAGTGTGTTGATCGTCTTATTTACTGGAAATCTATTAAGGCCGATTAAGGATTTGCTGCAGGGATTACGCAAGTTGAGATCGGGCGATTTCGATGCGCGAATCGAAATTCGAACGCATGATGAATTGGCTTACATGGGGGAGAGCTTTAATGCCATGGCCGAGCAGGTTGGACGTCTGATTAAGGAAGTGTACCTCACGCAGCTTAGTGAGAAAGAAGCGGAGCTGAAGGCGCTGCAAGCGCAATTGAATCCCCATTTTCTACACAATATGTTCAATGAAATTTATTGGAAATTGTATTTGCAAGATGAGACCGAAACGGCAGCTTTGATCGCCGCGATCTCGGAAATGCTGAAATACTCATTGATGCCAGTGCGAACGTTAACGACGGTGAAGGAAGAGTTCCAGCAGATCCGGAATTATTTGAAAATACAAAAAGAGCTGTTTGAAACCGATTTGGAGACGATCGTTCAAGTCGATGAAGAGGTGATGAATGTTCAGGTGATGCGGTCATTGCTCCAGCCCCTGGTGGAAAATGTGTTTATGCATGCCTTTCGTAATATGGTGACACATAAAGTGCTGATCATGAAAGCAAGCAGCCGCGACGGCTTCCTAGAGATCGAAATCACGGATAATGGCTGCGGCATGGATGAGAAAGCCATTTCACAAATTTTCGGTGTTCAGGGCTCCGCTCTGCCATATCGTTCAGATGGGCGAGAGAGCCTCGGTGTGCGCAGTGTTGTGCGGAGAATCGAACTGGTCTATGGAAAGCCATATCGCTTGGACATCACGAGCAGTTTGGGAAGTGGAACGACGATGCGGCTTGTTTTACCGCTACAAACACAAGTGGAGCAGGAGGTGCAATAG
- the rbsK gene encoding ribokinase has translation MKTIYVVGSINMDIVNEVGQFPLPGQTVEGLHTHYQPGGKGANQAVAAAKAGTQVQMTGAVGHDAFKVPLLASLANNGVGTSHVLEKACESGLAFITVNGEGENCIILSPGANKQLTVDDLPAELWQEAGLILLQNEIPWELTRTVIQTAHRYGIPVWLNPAPAFALPVELYAFIHTLILNETEAEVLTGQSISSEGEAMKAAAQLLHDGIRRVVLTLGSKGLLFSDETGGIQYLPAYVVQPVDTTAAGDTFIGAFASAWIRGLAPLESLTFASAAAALAVTRSGAQSSVPSEAEIAAFMLTQAAPIPRQLT, from the coding sequence ATGAAAACCATTTATGTGGTGGGCAGCATCAACATGGATATTGTTAACGAAGTAGGTCAATTCCCCCTCCCTGGGCAGACGGTAGAAGGATTGCATACTCATTATCAACCTGGAGGAAAAGGTGCTAATCAGGCTGTAGCAGCAGCTAAGGCTGGTACTCAGGTTCAAATGACCGGCGCGGTCGGCCATGATGCTTTTAAGGTGCCTCTCCTAGCGTCTCTGGCGAACAATGGCGTAGGAACTTCGCATGTGTTAGAAAAAGCCTGTGAATCTGGTTTAGCCTTCATTACTGTAAATGGTGAGGGGGAGAATTGCATTATCCTGTCTCCAGGAGCCAATAAGCAATTGACCGTAGACGATCTCCCTGCCGAGCTCTGGCAAGAAGCAGGCTTGATTTTGCTTCAGAACGAAATCCCTTGGGAACTGACCAGAACGGTGATCCAAACTGCGCATCGGTACGGAATCCCTGTTTGGCTGAATCCTGCGCCTGCGTTTGCCTTGCCAGTTGAATTATACGCCTTCATTCATACCTTAATTCTGAATGAGACAGAAGCTGAAGTGTTGACGGGTCAATCCATTTCTAGTGAAGGGGAAGCCATGAAGGCCGCTGCTCAACTGCTGCACGATGGAATTCGCCGTGTCGTCTTGACCCTTGGAAGCAAAGGCCTGCTATTTAGTGATGAAACCGGAGGGATTCAGTACCTCCCTGCGTATGTCGTTCAGCCTGTGGATACGACCGCTGCAGGCGATACCTTTATCGGCGCTTTCGCATCCGCTTGGATAAGAGGACTCGCCCCACTTGAGAGCTTAACATTCGCATCTGCTGCCGCAGCGTTAGCCGTGACACGATCCGGTGCTCAAAGCAGCGTGCCCAGCGAAGCAGAAATCGCTGCTTTTATGCTCACACAAGCGGCCCCGATCCCACGTCAACTCACGTAA
- a CDS encoding helix-turn-helix domain-containing protein, with the protein MLRAYKYRIYPSLEQQQYLAMVFGCVRIIYNKMLSDKIEHYRQTETMLKNTPAQYKKEYELASN; encoded by the coding sequence ATGCTAAGAGCATATAAATATCGCATCTATCCTAGCCTCGAACAGCAACAATATCTTGCAATGGTATTCGGCTGTGTTCGGATTATCTATAACAAAATGCTTTCTGATAAGATCGAGCATTATAGGCAAACAGAAACCATGCTCAAGAATACCCCAGCTCAGTACAAAAAGGAGTACGAACTGGCTAGCAACTAG
- a CDS encoding AraC family transcriptional regulator — protein sequence MILPITYDNKELPIDIFKWTPSACLEPQHHHHSFEMGLCLSGRGSFYFGQNVYTVAPGDIFIVNVLESHIAQSDPDDPCEFVFLYFDSELLAKEEPELMVPFRYYPFHLRNRLQGDAQLIEQLRYKIEQMYVEKKEQAPGYKTALKSLLLSICVDLFRMSKEEVSRSSWLDGMRNYEHIRPVLHYIEQHYQRDLDLTQLAQLFHISQSHLSRLILEATGRKFKSHLITLRIQHAKRLLALTASSVTEISYECGFQSMATFYRNFKEYVMMSPEDYRRLVFVA from the coding sequence ATGATTTTGCCTATCACATATGATAATAAAGAGCTTCCCATTGATATCTTTAAGTGGACGCCAAGCGCTTGTCTTGAACCTCAGCATCATCACCATAGCTTTGAGATGGGCTTATGTCTTTCCGGCCGAGGCAGCTTTTATTTTGGTCAAAACGTTTACACGGTTGCTCCTGGAGATATATTCATCGTGAATGTCTTGGAAAGTCATATTGCTCAGTCGGATCCCGATGATCCGTGCGAGTTTGTGTTTCTATACTTTGATTCGGAGTTGCTTGCGAAAGAAGAGCCTGAACTCATGGTCCCTTTTCGCTATTATCCGTTTCATCTTCGTAATCGATTGCAAGGCGATGCACAACTAATCGAGCAGTTGCGGTATAAGATTGAACAGATGTACGTAGAGAAAAAAGAACAGGCACCAGGCTACAAAACCGCGCTCAAAAGTTTGCTATTGTCCATTTGTGTTGACCTGTTTCGTATGTCCAAAGAAGAAGTCAGCCGGTCATCCTGGTTGGATGGTATGCGGAATTATGAGCATATTCGTCCCGTCTTACACTACATTGAGCAGCACTATCAGAGAGATCTTGACCTGACTCAGCTGGCTCAGCTATTTCATATAAGCCAGTCTCATCTATCCAGATTGATTTTAGAAGCTACGGGGCGTAAATTTAAAAGTCATCTCATTACACTTCGAATTCAACATGCAAAGCGGTTATTAGCATTAACGGCCAGCAGTGTCACCGAAATTTCGTATGAGTGCGGTTTCCAGAGTATGGCAACCTTTTATCGGAATTTTAAGGAGTACGTTATGATGTCGCCCGAGGATTATCGACGTTTAGTGTTCGTTGCTTAG
- a CDS encoding MerR family transcriptional regulator encodes MEYTVQHLGKLAGVSTRTLRYYDEIGLLTPARINSSGYRIYGQDEVDRLQHILFYRELGIPLEQINEIMMSPTFDGTRALKDHREQLLDKRRQLDALIANVEQTIAANEGRITMTDRAKFEGFKQKLIDENEAKYGKEIREKYGDEQVNKSNQRVKNMTQEQHDEVTRLAGEVTAALAEAFKLGDPASELAQKAADLHKQWLCFYWTEYSKEAHAGLAEMYVADERFKAYYDEKQPGTAEFLRDAIHIYTGVH; translated from the coding sequence ATGGAATATACCGTTCAGCACTTGGGTAAGTTGGCAGGGGTCAGCACCCGTACGCTTCGCTACTATGATGAGATTGGACTTCTTACGCCGGCAAGAATCAACTCATCGGGCTATCGTATTTATGGGCAGGACGAGGTTGACCGACTTCAGCACATCTTATTTTATCGGGAGTTAGGCATCCCCTTGGAGCAAATCAACGAGATCATGATGTCGCCTACCTTTGACGGCACCCGTGCACTGAAGGACCATCGCGAGCAACTCCTCGACAAACGAAGACAGCTGGATGCGCTCATTGCCAACGTTGAGCAAACCATCGCTGCCAATGAAGGGAGAATTACGATGACAGATAGAGCGAAATTCGAAGGCTTCAAGCAAAAGCTGATCGATGAGAACGAAGCGAAATATGGGAAAGAAATTCGTGAGAAATACGGGGACGAACAAGTCAATAAGAGTAATCAGCGGGTTAAAAATATGACGCAGGAGCAGCACGACGAGGTGACTCGTTTGGCTGGCGAGGTCACAGCTGCGCTTGCTGAAGCTTTCAAGCTAGGAGACCCCGCCAGTGAGCTGGCTCAAAAAGCAGCCGACTTGCACAAGCAATGGCTCTGTTTCTATTGGACCGAATATAGCAAAGAAGCGCATGCTGGGCTTGCCGAAATGTATGTGGCCGATGAGCGCTTTAAGGCCTACTACGACGAGAAGCAGCCTGGGACGGCTGAGTTCCTCCGCGATGCGATTCACATTTATACAGGGGTACACTAG
- a CDS encoding response regulator transcription factor, with the protein MRSGRVFIVEDQLNFRKGLIKMLQGRELGWQVVGEAGNGQDALAMLAELQPDLVLTDIRMPVMDGLEFVAELRKSYPDMLVIILTGYKNFEYAQAAVRLGALDILIKPCTEEDVRQIMNKASERFYEKYALQQKQHMQLQLQLDQGLRAVLLDLPYEMSILQGLNEALAGKHLWLLHMNNEDMAHRSNGKRDMSLLQFAFSNIVEELVKGAGLEAQLLLVEHGTFLLVTDRPLIDDSLQEAIPAASLAYLKIRTVMMAMGPAPSANELSELYLLTKEAVSGPIDLPVVSGQETGSGMVLSLNQARVREMEVQLMSAILVGQEDSLHDLLQRVLAELKAATTEEMRISALSLSIAMNSTIQKQFDPEDSGALARIPNEMPQLHWTSEEVLDWAEKQVKNFVLQFNQWQASKSDNVIERAVKYIEEHYNEECRLTDVASHIHLNPSYFSVVFKKATGESFTRFVTRVRMDKAALLLRNTDMKIFEIACAIGFDEPNYFTNVFKQQFQMSPKEYRSANPTP; encoded by the coding sequence ATGAGAAGCGGGCGAGTATTCATTGTGGAAGATCAGTTGAATTTTCGAAAAGGACTCATCAAGATGCTGCAAGGCAGGGAGCTAGGCTGGCAGGTCGTTGGTGAAGCGGGCAATGGGCAGGATGCGTTAGCGATGCTGGCGGAGCTGCAGCCTGATCTCGTCCTGACGGATATCCGAATGCCGGTGATGGACGGGCTCGAATTCGTAGCGGAGCTCCGTAAAAGTTATCCAGATATGCTGGTAATCATTTTGACTGGATACAAAAATTTCGAATACGCACAAGCCGCTGTACGGCTGGGTGCGCTGGATATTCTGATCAAACCGTGTACAGAAGAAGATGTGCGCCAGATTATGAATAAAGCCTCTGAGCGGTTCTATGAGAAATACGCACTTCAGCAGAAGCAGCACATGCAGCTGCAACTGCAACTAGATCAGGGGCTGCGTGCGGTGTTGTTAGACTTGCCATATGAGATGAGCATTTTGCAAGGCTTGAATGAGGCGCTGGCTGGTAAACATCTGTGGCTGTTGCACATGAACAATGAAGATATGGCGCATAGGTCCAATGGGAAAAGGGATATGAGCCTGCTGCAATTTGCCTTCTCCAATATTGTCGAAGAGCTGGTAAAGGGAGCAGGACTGGAAGCGCAGCTTCTGTTGGTTGAGCATGGCACGTTTCTCTTAGTGACGGATCGTCCGTTGATTGATGATTCTCTGCAAGAGGCTATTCCTGCAGCTTCGTTGGCCTATTTGAAAATACGGACGGTCATGATGGCCATGGGGCCTGCGCCATCTGCGAATGAACTGTCAGAGCTGTATCTCTTGACGAAAGAGGCGGTATCTGGGCCCATCGATCTTCCTGTCGTGAGCGGTCAGGAGACGGGCTCTGGCATGGTGTTATCGCTCAATCAAGCGAGGGTCAGAGAGATGGAAGTTCAGCTCATGTCTGCGATCCTCGTCGGACAAGAAGACAGTCTACATGACCTACTTCAACGTGTGCTCGCTGAGCTGAAAGCAGCAACGACGGAGGAAATGCGAATCAGCGCATTGTCCCTTTCGATTGCAATGAACAGCACGATTCAGAAGCAATTTGATCCAGAGGACTCTGGGGCGCTTGCTAGGATTCCTAATGAAATGCCGCAGCTCCATTGGACCTCGGAAGAGGTACTGGACTGGGCAGAGAAGCAAGTGAAGAACTTCGTGCTCCAGTTCAATCAATGGCAGGCTTCCAAAAGTGATAATGTCATTGAGCGAGCGGTCAAATACATCGAGGAGCATTACAACGAAGAATGCCGTTTAACGGATGTTGCGAGCCATATCCATTTAAATCCGAGCTATTTCAGTGTTGTATTCAAGAAAGCGACAGGAGAAAGCTTTACTCGTTTCGTAACGCGGGTCCGAATGGATA
- a CDS encoding threonine aldolase family protein — protein sequence MSTLSPLAAAFRQTEYPVGGHGRRNLDVLKEVINELDGTVESDIYGTGEGIEAFQAEMAAYLGKEKAVFFPSGTMAQQIALRIWCDEAGIRKVAYHPLSHLEIHEEDGLRELHQIQSILLGEKDRLIRLDEILELQEDIACLLLELPQREIGGELPPFEELVAISAHCRAKGIKLHLDGARLYEVLPYYQKTAADICALFDSVYISFYKGIGGIAGAILAGEEAFTAKSKVWKRRHGGDLISLYPYYLTAGHYFKQRVHKMPQYYEQAVELAALYNSCHLVTTLPRVPVTNMFHVRVALPKDKLEPILIALYEETGVGLSHFLREINEHTCGFEVSIGDCYARIPKNELKRALERLDASLQEVNWPM from the coding sequence ATGAGCACATTGTCCCCTTTAGCAGCCGCTTTTCGCCAAACGGAGTATCCCGTTGGTGGGCATGGCCGCAGAAATTTGGACGTTTTGAAAGAAGTTATCAATGAGCTTGATGGAACGGTTGAGAGTGATATTTATGGCACCGGCGAAGGCATCGAAGCTTTTCAAGCGGAAATGGCCGCGTACTTAGGCAAAGAGAAAGCCGTGTTCTTCCCGAGCGGCACGATGGCACAGCAAATTGCCCTTCGCATTTGGTGCGATGAGGCAGGCATTCGGAAAGTGGCCTACCATCCGCTGAGCCATCTCGAAATTCACGAAGAAGATGGACTGAGGGAGCTGCATCAGATCCAGTCGATTCTCCTCGGTGAGAAGGATCGCCTCATTCGTTTAGACGAGATTCTCGAGCTGCAGGAAGATATCGCTTGTCTGCTCCTAGAGCTGCCTCAGCGGGAAATTGGCGGTGAATTGCCGCCGTTCGAAGAGCTTGTCGCGATCTCGGCGCATTGCCGTGCCAAAGGCATTAAACTGCATCTAGATGGCGCTCGTTTATACGAAGTGCTGCCGTATTATCAGAAGACCGCGGCGGACATTTGTGCGCTTTTTGACAGTGTATATATCTCGTTCTACAAAGGCATTGGCGGGATTGCAGGCGCTATTCTAGCTGGTGAAGAGGCGTTTACGGCGAAGTCGAAAGTGTGGAAAAGACGTCATGGCGGCGATCTAATCTCCCTCTATCCGTATTATTTGACCGCAGGTCACTATTTCAAGCAGCGGGTACATAAAATGCCCCAGTACTATGAGCAAGCTGTAGAACTTGCTGCGCTGTATAATAGCTGTCATCTGGTTACGACGCTGCCGCGGGTGCCTGTAACGAATATGTTCCACGTTCGCGTAGCGCTTCCGAAGGACAAGCTGGAGCCTATTCTGATCGCATTGTATGAAGAGACAGGCGTGGGGTTGAGCCACTTTTTGCGTGAGATTAATGAGCATACATGCGGGTTCGAGGTCAGCATTGGCGATTGCTATGCGAGAATTCCGAAGAATGAATTGAAGCGCGCCTTGGAGCGTTTGGATGCAAGTTTGCAAGAGGTTAATTGGCCGATGTAA